The following is a genomic window from Janibacter sp. DB-40.
CCGCCGGGTGCCTCAGCGGATCCGTCCTCGATGGCGGAGACCGCCGCGCGCAGCTGCTCGAGCGTGCGCGGGGCGGTCTCCGTGGTGTCGTGATCGCTCATGACCGGCTCAGAAGTCGACGGGGACCTCGGCCGACTCCTTGGCCTCGTCCTCGACGGGGGCGACACCGATGCCGAGCTTGTTCTTGATCTTCAGCTCGATCTCGTCGGAGAGCTGCGGGTTGTCCTTGAGGAACTTGCGCGCATTCTCCTTGCCCTGCCCCAGCTGGTCGCCATCGTAGGTGTACCAGGCGCCGGCCTTGCGGACGAAGCCGTGCTCGACGCCCATGTCGATCAGGCCGCCCTCACGGGAGATGCCCTGGCCGTAGAGGATGTCGAACTCGGCCTGCTTGAACGGCGGCGAGACCTTGTTCTTCACGACCTTGCACCGGGTGCGGTTGCCGACCGGGTCGGTCCCGTCCTTGAGGGTCTCGATGCGCCGGACGTCCAGGCGCACCGACGCGTAGAACTTCAGCGCCTTGCCACCCGTGGTCGTCTCGGGTGAGCCGAACATCACGCCGATCTTCTCGCGGAGCTGGTTGATGAAGATGGCCGTCGTCCCGGACGTGCTGAGCGCACCGGTGATCTTGCGCAGCGCCTGGCTCATCAGGCGAGCCTGCAGACCGACGTGGCTGTCACCCATCTCGCCCTCGATCTCGGCACGGGGCACGAGCGCGGCGACGGAGTCGACGACGATGATGTCGAGCGCACCGGAGCGGATCAGCATGTCGGCGATCTCCAGGGCCTGCTCACCGGTGTCCGGCTGGCTGACCAGGAGGGCGTCGGTGTCGACACCGAGCTTCTTCGCGTACTCGGGGTCGAGCGCGTGCTCGGCGTCGATGAAGGCCGCGATGCCGCCGGCCTTCTGCGCGTTGGCCACGGCGTGCAGGGCCACGGTCGTCTTGCCGGAGGACTCGGGACCGTAGATCTCGACGACACGACCGCGGGGCAGGCCGCCGATGCCGAGGGCGACGTCGAGGGAGATCGACCCCGTCGGGATGGTGGCGATCGGAGGGCGCACGTCATCGCCGAGGCGCATGACCGCGCCCTTGCCGTGTGCCTTCTCGATCTGCCCCATGACGCTGTCGAGGGACTTGAGCTTCTGCTCGTGGAGCTTGCTGTCGATGGTCGTGACCTCAGCCATGCCACACCTTCCTTGTCATCGTGTCGGGCGCGCCCACCGGCGACCGGATCCGCACTGTCGGACGTCTCGTGCTTGTCTGGTCAGACGCTAGGAGCCACCACCGACAACGGTCCGCAGCTGCCGTGGGGCTGTGGACACCGATGCTGTCGGATGGGCACCTGTGCACGACGCTACCCGAACACGTGTTCGAGGTCAGTATCCGACGCGCCGACACGCCGCACGGGACCGCACGAGTGTCCGCTCACTCCCCCGACAGGGCGGCCCGGGCCACCGTCTCGTACCGGGGGCGACGCCTCGGGCCCTCCCCCAGGTGGGAGGCGACGAGCTCGATCTCGCGCACCCGCCACGGCGAGGAGCGGAAGGTCTCCAGCACGCGCAACCACCTCGTCGCCTCGATCGGCCTCTTCAGGCGGGCCAGGGACAGGTGCGGCACGAAGGCCCTGCCGTCCGGCGTCGCCCCGGAGACGTTCGCGGCGGCCCGAGCCCCGGTCGCCAGTCTCGTGAGCGACTCCCCCGCCGCGGCGTCGACCCCGAGCCACAGCACCTTCGCCCGGGTGGGGTCGGGGAAGCACCCGGCTCCCCCGAGCTGCACGTCGAAGGGGGCGACCCGTGCTGCCGCCGAGTCGAGGTGCTCGACGAGCTCGTCCTCCCGGGCCTGGGGCACCGAGGGCATGAAGGCCAGCGTCAGGTGCCACTGCCCGGGGTCGATCCACGGCATCCCCTCCCGGGGCGCCAGGAAGTCGGCCAGCTCCTCGAGCACCTCCTGCGGCGGCACGACCGCGACGAACATCCGCTGTGGCACGCTCCCACCGTCCCACGCGAGGATGTGTCCGTGCAGACCGTCGACACCGCCGCCCTCGCCACCGCCTTCCGCGCCCTTCCCGCGACGCCCCGAGTCGTCGTCTCCGGCAACCACAGCGTGCCCTGGGAGGCCGTGCGCGTGCTCGACGAGCACGTGCACTCCTACGTCCTCAACGTCCTCAACGGGCCCCCCGGCCTGCCCGACCGCGAGGGAGTCACCCTCGAGACGAGCTTCGTCGGGCCCGGCCAGCGTCGACGGCCGGGCCTGAGCTACGTGCCCAGCCGCCTGTCCCTGGTCCCGGTCCTCTTCCGCGAACGCCTGCCGGTCGACGCGGTCGTGCTGCACTGTGCACCGCCGCGCGATGGGCACCTCTCCCTCGGCCTGGAGGTCAACATCCTGCCCGCGGCGCTCGAGGCCTGCCGCGCCCGTGGTGGTCTCGTCGTGGCCGTTGTCAACAACCGCATGCCGTACACGCACGGGGACGCCCTGGTGCCCCTCGAGGACGTCGACCTGGCCGTCGAGTGCGACGAGCCGCTCCCCTCCCCGGGCGCCCCGCCGACCCTCGGCGAGGACGCGCAGACCATCGGGCGCAGCGTCGCCGCGAGGGTCCCCGACGGCGCCACCCTGCAGATGGGGATCGGGGCCGTCCCGGACGCCGCCCTGGCCGCCCTGACGGAGCACCGCGGGCTGCGCCTGTGGACCGAGATGTTCTCCGACGGGGTACTCGCCCTCGACGCGGCCGGCGCCCTGGACCCCGAGCATCCCCTGACCACGTCCTTCCTCTTCGGGTCGCCGGAGCTCTACGCCTGGGTCGACGACAACCCTCGAGTGAGGATGGCCCGGACCGAGCGCACGAACGACCCGGGGCTCATCGCCGAGCAGCGCCTGATGACCTCGATCAACACGGCGCTGGAGGTCGACCTCTTCGGGCAGGCCAACGCCTCGCGCATCGGCACCCGCATCCACAGCGGCTTCGGTGGCCAGACGGACTTCATCGTCGGCGCCCTGCACTCCCCCGGGGGCCAGGCGCTCCTGGCCCTGCGCTCCTGGCACCCCCGCGCCGACCTCTCCACGATCGTGCCGCTCGTCGACGAGCCGGTGACCTCGTTCCAGGCCAGTGCCATCGTCACCGAGCAGGGCACCGCCCCGCTCTTCGGGTCGACCGAGCGGGAGCAGGCGCGCGCGCTCATCGAGGAGGCGGCCCATCCCCGCGTCCGGGACGAGCTGTGGGAGGAGGCCGTGGCCCTCGGGCTGGCCTGACCCCCTTCGCTCAGGCCCGCAGCAGGGTCTCGATCCGTCGGGAGGTCGCCCAGATCCCCACGAGACCGAGGCCGAGCAGGTAGGCGAGGTGCCACAGCAGCCCCCAGCCGACCTCGCCGAGCATGAGCCCGCGCTCGAGCGCCACCCCGTGGTAGAGCGGCGTGGCCATGACGAGCGGCTGCGCCCAGCCCGGGTAGGTGCCCAGCGGGAAGAAGGTCGCCGAGAGCAGGAAGAGCGGCTGGATGACCAGCATGACCCAGTCGAAGTCCACCCACGAGCGCATGAAGGTGGTCGCGAACATGCCGACGGCGGAGAAGGCCAGCCCGATGAAGACCGCCGCCGGGACCGCGAGCACCGACCACCACGAGTCGACCACCCCGACGGCCAGGGCCACGAGGTAGAAGACGAGCGCGTAGACCCCGCCGCGGATGAGCGACCAGGCCACCTCGCCGACGGCGATGTCGCGGGGACCCAGTGGCGTCGCCAGCATCGCGTCGTAGATCTTGGCGTACTTCAGCTTGAAGAAGACGTTGAACGTGGAGTCCATGACCGCGCCGTTCATCGCGGATGCCGCGAGCATGGCCGGTGCGACGAAGGCGGCGTAGGTGACCCTCGACCCGCCGTCGGTGATGACGAAGGGCACGAGGGAGCCGACCCCGATCCCGAGGGAGAAGAGGTAGAAGACCGGCTCGGCGAAGCCGGTGACGAAGGCCGCCCACTGCCGACGGAAGCTGACGACGTTGCGCTCGACGACCGAGCGCCACATCGCCAGGCCGGGGGTCAGCACCCCGGGAGCCAGGGAGGTCACGACACCAACCTCCGCGTCATGCCCGCGCGGGCGTACACCCAGCCGACGCCGATGAAGAGCAGCAGCACCGCCAGGTGCACGAGGTCGACGACGGCGAAGTCGCCCGTGGCGGCGCCCCGCGTCAGCTCCACGCCGTGCCACAGCGGCGTGAGCCACGCGAGGACCTCGAGGACGAGCGGCAACCGGTCCACGGGGAAGAAGACCCCGGAGAAGAGCATCAGCGGGGTGATGACCAACCGGTAGACGACGTTGAAGGAGGAGTCCCCCTTCGCCCGTGCGGTGAACCCGAAGAGGGGGACGGCGAAGGCGAGCGTCACCAGCAGCCCGATCGGGACGGCGAGCACCACCCAGGCCGAGGAGAAGCTGCCGAAGAGTGCGGCCACGAGCACGAAGGCCGCCGCGGCGACGGTCCCCTGGGTGGCGACGACCGTGAGGTGGCCGAGCAGCAGGTCGCTGACGCGCAGGGGCGTGGCGAGCATCGAGTGGTACATCCGGTTCCACGTGAAGAGCCCGTACACCGGGTAGGTGGACTCGCTGACGGCGGTCATCATCGCCTGCACGGCGACCATGCCCGGGGCGACGAAGGCCAGGTACGGCACGCCGTCGACCCCGCCGGAGGACGCGTCGACGAGGGAGCCCAGGCCGAGCCCCATCGCGAGCAGGAAGAGCAGCGGTGAGACGAAGCGGCTGAACAACGAGCCCCGCCAGGTGCGCCGGTAGACCACGAGGAAGTAGGCCGCGACGGCCCCGATCCGCTCGGTCGGGCGAAGGGGGCTGCGCACCCCGTGCAGGTGCCGGGCGCCGGTCGGTGGTGCCGGGGGCGAAGGGAGGGCCATCAGTCGACCAGCGTGCGTCCGGTCAGGTGGAGGAAGACGTCCTCGAGGGTCGAGCGGCGCACGATGGAGCTGATCGGGTCGATGCCCCGGGCGTGGACCGCCTCCAGCGCGCCGTCGCCGTGGTCGGTGTAGAGCAGGAGGCGGTCGGGCAGCGCCTCGACCCGGTCGCCGATCCCCTCGACGAGGTGCGCCGCGTCGGTGTGGTCCGCCGGCTCGGCCAGCGGCAGGCGCAGCTCGAGGACCTCACGGGTGGCGTGGGCCCGGATGAGCGAGCGGGGCGACCCCTCCGCGACGATCCGACCGTGGTCCATGACGACGAGCCGGTCGCACAGCTGCTCGGCCTCGTCCATGTAGTGCGTGGTGATGATCAGCGTCACGCCCCGGCGCTTGAGGCGGAAGAGGCGGTCCCAGAGCACGTGCCGGGCCTGCGGGTCGAGACCGGTCGTGGGCTCGTCCAGCAGGAGGATCTCGGGGTTGTTGACCAGGCTGCGCGCGATGGTCAGGCGGCGCTTCATGCCGCCCGAGAGCGGCTCGACGGTGTCCCTGCGACGCTCGGTCAGCTGGGCGAAGTCGAGCAGCTCGTCGGTGCGCTCGCGGATGACCTTGCGGGACAGGCCGAAGTAGCGCCCGTAGACGTGGAGGTTCTCCTCGACGGTGATCTCCTCGTCGAGGTTGTCCTGCTGGGGGCAGTTGCCCAGGCGGGCCCGGATGGCCGGTCCGTCGACGAGCGGGTCGAGGCCGAAGATCCGCAGGTCACCACTGCTCGGCGGCGAGGTCGCGGCGACCATCTTCATCGTCGAGGACTTGCCGGCGCCGTTGGGCCCGAGGAAGCCGAAGGACTCCCCCTTGACCACCTCGACGTCGATGCCGTCGACGGCGGTGAAGTCGCCGAAGGTCTTGGTCAGGCCCCGGGCATGCAGGAGCACCTCCGCCCGACGGGCGTCCTCCCGCGGGTCGGGGTGCGACGCAGGAGCCCGGGACCCACTCACTCGGGCCGCTCGAAGGCGATCTCGGGCGGGACCGGCACCGGCTCCCGGTCGACGCCCAGGCGCCGGTCCTCGGGGATCCCGAGGTCCTCGCACAGGTGTTCCCAGACCGTGCGCGGCGGGACCCCCGCATCGAGCGCGGCGACCGCGGTGCGGTCCCCGAGCGCCTGCACGACGTGGCCCCGGGCGAGCGTGTCGGCATAGGCCTGACCGAACTCGTCCGTCATGAGGGTCCAGAAGCGACTCAAACGCACCCGCACAGGCTAGTTGCTTGTGACGGTGTCGGATGCAGGCGGCATACTGCACCCACGACGACGAAGGAGGACGCCGGATGGGGCGCCCGACGACCCGGTGGCACATG
Proteins encoded in this region:
- the thpR gene encoding RNA 2',3'-cyclic phosphodiesterase is translated as MPQRMFVAVVPPQEVLEELADFLAPREGMPWIDPGQWHLTLAFMPSVPQAREDELVEHLDSAAARVAPFDVQLGGAGCFPDPTRAKVLWLGVDAAAGESLTRLATGARAAANVSGATPDGRAFVPHLSLARLKRPIEATRWLRVLETFRSSPWRVREIELVASHLGEGPRRRPRYETVARAALSGE
- a CDS encoding acetyl-CoA hydrolase/transferase C-terminal domain-containing protein is translated as MQTVDTAALATAFRALPATPRVVVSGNHSVPWEAVRVLDEHVHSYVLNVLNGPPGLPDREGVTLETSFVGPGQRRRPGLSYVPSRLSLVPVLFRERLPVDAVVLHCAPPRDGHLSLGLEVNILPAALEACRARGGLVVAVVNNRMPYTHGDALVPLEDVDLAVECDEPLPSPGAPPTLGEDAQTIGRSVAARVPDGATLQMGIGAVPDAALAALTEHRGLRLWTEMFSDGVLALDAAGALDPEHPLTTSFLFGSPELYAWVDDNPRVRMARTERTNDPGLIAEQRLMTSINTALEVDLFGQANASRIGTRIHSGFGGQTDFIVGALHSPGGQALLALRSWHPRADLSTIVPLVDEPVTSFQASAIVTEQGTAPLFGSTEREQARALIEEAAHPRVRDELWEEAVALGLA
- the recA gene encoding recombinase RecA, whose protein sequence is MAEVTTIDSKLHEQKLKSLDSVMGQIEKAHGKGAVMRLGDDVRPPIATIPTGSISLDVALGIGGLPRGRVVEIYGPESSGKTTVALHAVANAQKAGGIAAFIDAEHALDPEYAKKLGVDTDALLVSQPDTGEQALEIADMLIRSGALDIIVVDSVAALVPRAEIEGEMGDSHVGLQARLMSQALRKITGALSTSGTTAIFINQLREKIGVMFGSPETTTGGKALKFYASVRLDVRRIETLKDGTDPVGNRTRCKVVKNKVSPPFKQAEFDILYGQGISREGGLIDMGVEHGFVRKAGAWYTYDGDQLGQGKENARKFLKDNPQLSDEIELKIKNKLGIGVAPVEDEAKESAEVPVDF
- a CDS encoding ABC transporter permease, producing the protein MTSLAPGVLTPGLAMWRSVVERNVVSFRRQWAAFVTGFAEPVFYLFSLGIGVGSLVPFVITDGGSRVTYAAFVAPAMLAASAMNGAVMDSTFNVFFKLKYAKIYDAMLATPLGPRDIAVGEVAWSLIRGGVYALVFYLVALAVGVVDSWWSVLAVPAAVFIGLAFSAVGMFATTFMRSWVDFDWVMLVIQPLFLLSATFFPLGTYPGWAQPLVMATPLYHGVALERGLMLGEVGWGLLWHLAYLLGLGLVGIWATSRRIETLLRA
- a CDS encoding DUF3046 domain-containing protein encodes the protein MRLSRFWTLMTDEFGQAYADTLARGHVVQALGDRTAVAALDAGVPPRTVWEHLCEDLGIPEDRRLGVDREPVPVPPEIAFERPE
- a CDS encoding ABC transporter permease, giving the protein MALPSPPAPPTGARHLHGVRSPLRPTERIGAVAAYFLVVYRRTWRGSLFSRFVSPLLFLLAMGLGLGSLVDASSGGVDGVPYLAFVAPGMVAVQAMMTAVSESTYPVYGLFTWNRMYHSMLATPLRVSDLLLGHLTVVATQGTVAAAAFVLVAALFGSFSSAWVVLAVPIGLLVTLAFAVPLFGFTARAKGDSSFNVVYRLVITPLMLFSGVFFPVDRLPLVLEVLAWLTPLWHGVELTRGAATGDFAVVDLVHLAVLLLFIGVGWVYARAGMTRRLVS
- a CDS encoding ABC transporter ATP-binding protein, producing the protein MLLHARGLTKTFGDFTAVDGIDVEVVKGESFGFLGPNGAGKSSTMKMVAATSPPSSGDLRIFGLDPLVDGPAIRARLGNCPQQDNLDEEITVEENLHVYGRYFGLSRKVIRERTDELLDFAQLTERRRDTVEPLSGGMKRRLTIARSLVNNPEILLLDEPTTGLDPQARHVLWDRLFRLKRRGVTLIITTHYMDEAEQLCDRLVVMDHGRIVAEGSPRSLIRAHATREVLELRLPLAEPADHTDAAHLVEGIGDRVEALPDRLLLYTDHGDGALEAVHARGIDPISSIVRRSTLEDVFLHLTGRTLVD